The genomic interval GAAAAAATAGAAAGCGGTAAACAGTCAGCATAGGTTTTAGAGGGATGCGCTTTCAATATAGAGATTTTCGGAAGGTAAATAGGAAAAATCTCTACACAAAAGTTTTAGATGTTTTAGTATTTTTGGCCCTTCTTTTAAAGAATACCTCTTAACACTGAATAAATTCAGACATCCTTTCCAAAATAAATGACACAAAAACAGCAAGCTTTCCTTTTCGACCTGAATGGAACAATCATTGACGATATGGCTTTTCATGGCCGGGCATGGTACCAGATTTTAACGGTAGATTTGGGTGCAAAACTCACCCACGAAGAGGTGAAAGTACAGATGTACGGAAAAAACGGAGAAGTGCTGGATCGTATTTTTGGAAAAAACCGGTTTTCGGAAGAGGATGTAGAAAAATGGTCAATGGAAAAGGAACGGCGTTACCAGAAAGAATATTTGCCGCATATCAAATTGATAGACGGCCTGGATGATCTCTTAAAAAGAGCTGCCGAACATTCGGTTCAACTAGCGGTAGCTTCTGCAGCTATTCCGTTCAACATCGATTTTGCCCTGGATAACCTGAATATCCGGCACTATTTCGGAGCCATTGTCAGTGCCAATGATGTAGCCATCAGCAAGCCTCATCCGGAAACTTTTCTGAAAGCAGCACAATTACTGGGTGCCTCCCCGGAGAATTGTATTGTATTTGAAGATGCACCCAAAGGCGTAGAAGCGGCTCAGAATGCCGGAATGAAATGTGTGGCTATTACTACCGCTCATCCCAAGGAAGATTTCAGCCAATACACCAACGTACTGGCTTTTGTTAAGGATTATACAGACCCTTTTATTAAAAGTTTGTTGTAAAGTATGTCTGGAACCTGGATTTGTTGGATTTTGGGCTTTGAAGGATTTTAGTATAGGATTTATTGTTCACCTGATGATTCTGGCATTATCGAAATAAAAAATATCATAGTGATCCTCTTGTTAATAGCACTATTAACTACCTCTTGCGAAGAAATCACCAGAAAGGGGAAACATGCGCTTGAAAAAACCAATGAAAAAGTTCATAAAATATTAGAAAGGCAAACCCGGAGAATAAGCGATACAATATTTCCCCAATTTGATCCTGCTAAACCCGACAGCGACAATAATAAAATCAGATTCAAAGATTTTATTCAAGTTGAGATAACGCCAGATGTAAAAAATATTTATTGTTTTGATGATGTTATTGGCATAGACCAAGACTATATGTTCTCCTTCAATTGTAGTCAGGCGACCTCAGATAAAATCATTGAAAAACATCACTTTATCGCAGATACTTTGAATCTGGATAATGGCTTTGGCATCCAGCATGATTTTGAATGGTGGGACAAAGATAGAATTGAGCAATTACAGAAATACAGTTGGACGGATGGAAAGCATTACCATAAATATTACTGGTATGACTTAC from Rhodocytophaga rosea carries:
- a CDS encoding HAD family hydrolase; its protein translation is MTQKQQAFLFDLNGTIIDDMAFHGRAWYQILTVDLGAKLTHEEVKVQMYGKNGEVLDRIFGKNRFSEEDVEKWSMEKERRYQKEYLPHIKLIDGLDDLLKRAAEHSVQLAVASAAIPFNIDFALDNLNIRHYFGAIVSANDVAISKPHPETFLKAAQLLGASPENCIVFEDAPKGVEAAQNAGMKCVAITTAHPKEDFSQYTNVLAFVKDYTDPFIKSLL